In Brassica napus cultivar Da-Ae chromosome C2, Da-Ae, whole genome shotgun sequence, the sequence CCTAGCTGAGATCAATACATAACGTCAATAATAAATGACTGATTACGGCGTAAAAAACATGTACTACTTACTAAGTTTCATAAGAGCAGGAGCGTGAAGCCCACGGTTTCTCATCTCTTTGGTCTCTTCAAACGTTAAGCCATCAGCGACATTCTTTACAAGTCTTGGATATATTGGTGGGTAAGGCTTCCATAACATGAGTGGTATGGTGGGACGACTCTTCGGATCATAGTTCCTTCCCCGGTACAAAACTAGGATGTTTATGTTCCTGTATACAATCTTTCCACCTGATTTTTCCTGTCAGGCAAACACAAACTACTAGTAAGATCAAGCAGAGAACAAATAGAGCATTGGTTATTGAGAATTGAATAAGAGAGACCTCGAGGTGGTGGCATATGTTGTCCATGTCAAGAGTAGGTACTCCCAAGCATTTAATCCTAACTGCCTCGGCTTTCTTCCAATGGTTATGAATGTCATCTATCATATTGTGTGTGACTCCTCCTTTCCCTAATAACATCATAacaacaacaggaagaagaaccttAACTCATTGGTTCTCGAACTTTTAGAAGAATACAATAGCTTGAAGGTGTGTTCCCTAGTGATCAGAGTGTGATCAGTCTCAAATTGGATCATGAGAGACCTTAAGAATGGAGGAGTAATCAGACAAGTGTACATAATGATCATGAAAGATCCCAAGACCTTAACTTGCAATGATTCATAAAAGGAGAGTCTTTACAGAAAGAAACTACATTCAAAGCTTAAAGCTTTAGCAAGAAGAAGAGTGTAAAGACTCTTACTTTGCAATGGTTTTATAAAACCAAAGTCGTTACATGACGAAACTACATTCAAGGTTTAAAGCTTTAAGCGAGAGGGGAAGAGGGCAATACCGAGATTGATCTGGCGTGAACAATCACTGTGACGGTACCGTTCAACGAGCTCAGCCACTTCCTCCTCCGTCAACGCCTCGCCGAGAATCTTGTCTCTTACCACCGCCCATTGCCTCTGATCACTCTCCAGAGAAGCTGGAGCGCAAGTGCCCGTCCAGTTCCGGTCCAATCGACCCGGTCCGAACGGAGAGAACCGTTTCGGTTCACGGAACCCAATTGGTTTGATTGCCGGGTTGGTTTCTGAATAGGAATACCTAAAATCGAAAGGGAGGTCTGACGTCACCGGCGCCGTCGGGCTAGTCATCGGCTCCGGCGACTGATCCTGCTCGgttttcttcgtcttcttcgctGGTTTAGCGGGTTTGGAGAGAGGGGAGAATGGTGGGTCATAGTATTCTGTAGAGACGAATCGAGCTTGGAGATTACGTAGCGACAAAAACGAGTCTTTCGCTAGAGCTAAGCTTCTGCGAGTTGAAAGCATTCGGACAAGACACACTGTTGAGCTCTTTGGTAAGTGTTTCTTCTCCTCGTCGTGTGTTAGTTAATTCGGAAGGAGCAAATGTTTTTACTGAATAAGACCTATATATTCCTATTTTACGCATTTTGGCCCGGATTTTTTGCTTAACTCATCCTAACCCCAAATAGTCTACAAAACCTTCAGTTTACTTCAAACTTAGCTTCTCTTGTTCAACATCGCTAATTGCTACGATTATATTTCAGCTTTGTTTAGACGGCTGCCAAactgaatgattttttttttcttatctattgTGATTCTATTGCAGGAAGCTGGATCAGATGAATTCATTGGCAATACTCTAATAATATAGGCCatgttcgtttgctcacccagatggatgcaaatcgatgttcgttttgtgcattataatgctacatccagatggatcacccagctgattttttaaaaacttatctcaaattctcacccaaacgaaggtgagtcttgatggtgcatctggatgcagatgcatctagttcagtccaaaataataaatgacaaaaatgaacttttaaaatcaaaatattattttcaaaccttaaattctattttttttgcatatacatttttctactataaccaaaaaatgcattttctcgcaaaaactgaaaaacacactttcccgccaaaaccgcgaGATGCGTTTTTTCGCAAAAAACGTAAAACACACATTtccataaaaacacatttttcggcCAAACCATTAAAACCGCACATTtcgaccaaaaccgaaaaatcgcattttcccgccaaaacaaaaaaaacgcattttcccgccaaaacccaaaaacacgcatttttccgccaaaacccaaaaacgcattttcccgccaaactccaaaaagcattttccggccaaaaccgcaaaaaacattttctcgccaaaaccggaaaacacaattttctcgccaaaaccggaaagacgcaattttcccgccaaaaccagaaaaatgcattttctcgccaaaacacaattttcccgccaaaaccggaaagatgcaattttcccgccaaaaccagaaaaatgcattttctcgccaaaaacaatttttccgccaaaaccggaaaaatgcattttcccaccaaaactggaaaacaaaattttaccgccaaaaccggaaaacgcattttcccgccaaaaccggaaaaacgcattttcccgccaaaaccggaaaaatacattaccccgccaaaactggaaaacacattttctcgccaaaatcggaaaaaacgcattttcccgccaaaatcggaaaaatgtattttcccaaCCGAAACCAGAAAAATGTATTTCTCGtcgaaaccgcaaaaatgcttttcccaccaaaatcgcaaaaaaacttttcccgccaaaatcgcgaaaaaacttttcccgccaaaatcgaaaaaaacgcattttcacgtcaaaatcgtgaaaaaaacttttcctgtcaaaaacatttttcccgctaaaaccgcaaaacacactttttccgtccaaaccgcaaaacgtatttttccgccaaacccataaaaacgtattttccaccaaaacaacaaaaatgcacttttttgcgaaaaacacaatttcttcaaaaaccgcaaaaatattttccgccaaaactgtaaaaatgctatttttccgccgaaacgtaaaaaaatatattttaatcattttattaacaagtccacctggatgtagatgaaagttaaaaaatgaaaagcaaacgaacatGGTTGCATTCAGACGATTCATTTGGATACATGGACGAAATGAAAAAACGAACAACACTCAGATGgagatgtacaaacgaacacGGCCATATTCTTGATGATGCACTTGTAAGGTGAGACCACTAAGCATGAAGACAACAAGAAGCTAATGTAGTGGCTGTCAAAGGAACATTCCAGAAACATTCGCATAAATTATCAGAACTTAAGACAATTAGCAATCTCAGCTTAATAAATGTTATAAGAGCAAAGCCGTTGGCTTTCAGAGAACTTTTCCAAAGTTCTCATCTTTGCATCTTCTTTGATCCCCAACCATGGATTCAAAAACATCCAACATATTATCCAAACCTTCCGTATCTTCCCCCATCTCCTTCATCGCGTGTACAATACTCTCTATCGTCGACAAACACCCCTCTCTCGGCTGCCTCCTTACTTCTCTGTACAAACTCGCACCTTCGATTTCTAGCTTCACGTGGCTACACAAAAGCTTCAGCCACGGGTTCTCAACGTACATTCTCCTCGCCTTGGACCACGTCCCATCAAGAACGATCAGATTCCTCACCTTCAAATCTCTCTCTTTAAGATCGTTGATCATCACAGATCCTTCGCTAGGGAACAACAGTGCTGATCCGGGAGGAACCTCGAGCTCAAACTCTTCCTTCCCTTCCGAGAACTTCGTTACCACAAACCCTTTTGCCAACACATCCATGGCTGCAGGAGAAGCCAATATTCCATCAAAACTAGCATCTTCCATCAGAGAGGTGGAGACATTGCTGATTACACCTCGTTTCTTCATAGAGATTCTCATCAAATCCTCTTCACAAGAACCTCTCTTATCAGCTAATTGTTGATAAAGCTTCAAACTTTCATTATCCACATTGTCACTACCTAACTTTGAGGTATCAACAAGCTCCAAGGAGGCTCCTTTAACTCTTATCAAGAACTCAGCCTCGTCATGGACATCGCAAACGGTGGTGACAGTAACGTTCTTAAGCCCTAACCTAGCGATTCGAGTTGAGTTAAGCGCGTGTTTTCTCTCGAGGCTGTGCTGAAGGATAGTAACACTCACCTGGTTATCCAGAGGCGGAGATCGGATACGGTTGCAGAGGCAGAGCTGCGTGGGTTTAGCGCAAGAAGGGCAAGTGGGTCGCTTTGACTGCTGCGACTCCATGCTTAGGGTTTTGAAACCCTCAAGCCTTGACACCGTATGCTATCGGCGAAGTTATTTCGAGACAGGATCAGGTGAGTCCGGGCCACGACATGGCCCATCATCATCTGTCCTAATGAACTCACATTCACTAGAAAATAGGAATCAATCGAAAGTTCCAACCTTAGCTACTACAGTGCTACTTTAACGAGGAAGATGAGATTGAAACCAGACTAAACCGGCCTAAACCAAGAGAAATGTTCAAAAGATCAATCTTTAAACCAAGAGATATATGTCCAAGAGATCAATCTTTTAATTCCTACTTTTTGCGTCTCATAATAATTCAAACAATTACATAACCTGTAGTATCAGAGTATGCTACAGACCTgagttatatatttacaaacagTTGTTAAGAGCTTTCACCGTGGTATTACATTAAAACTTGTGTCCTAACAAACAGACAAACAGTTGAGAGTTCCAATTGGTTTCTAGCAGTTGTCTGGTCTGCTGTACTTTGGAGGCAGAGATGGACATAGCTCATTCATATGGGTGTATGGTTCCATAGTGTTGTAACCAGGAAGTTGCATTCTGTACTTGCCAAGTATCTGACAGTAAGGAAGCTTCACACTGTCATTGTCATTGCACCATTTAGGAAGTCTACTTGCGTTTGTCTCGAAGAAGTTGAGCATGTAAGCATCTTTGAGCtgcaaaattttgaaatattaacaCATAACACGGTAGCACTAGCTTGCGACTTATGTATTGCTTCTCACCGTGAACTCTGTGACTTGAATAGAATCAGCCAATGAGCCGAATAGGCCACCTTCTTTGTACATTTCGAGGATGAAAGCAATGCATGAGGTTGATTTACCATCGCTGTATATCCAATCGTCTTGTTCGGGTATTGCCAGTAATTTGTCAAAAGAAGACCCGCGCTTCTCTACTTCGACCAGTACATCAGAAAGATCAAGACCCTGCAAAATTAAGAACATGTAAGAGAATGATATCAAGAAGAACAAAGGAACAAATTGTGATACCTTTGTTCCGAGACGCTTGTTCAAAGCTTCATTCCACATATTAGCAGCATAATCAGGCTGCATTTTGCTCCAAACAGTCATGAAAGACGCAAcctgaaagagagagaaagaaaaagctCCTAATTAGAAAGAGTACTCGTTCACAAGGACAAAGTTGTGAACtgagaaatgaaaagaaaaacctACAAGATGAGAATCGAGAGGAGGCGGGTAGTTCTCACTAACAGTATCGATCCAGCtaaaaatcaaattatgatAACCATACGGTTTACCCTCCATGCTTCGAGCATACTCCCACGCAGCAGAAACGTTGAACTTAGCACGAACATCGGGATGCAAAGGTAGCAATGCGATCTGAGGATTCGCGTCATCCTTTGTTAGTTCGAATTCCCACCATTCCTCCCATGGTAAGATCGCTATTACATCTTCTCCCTATGATCATCACAACCCCAAAAACACTTCAACAAACGAAACTCTTGTTTGCTAAAACTTAACTCTGAAGTTTAGTTTTGTTTACCTTCTCGTTTTCATTCCCAGACTCACCAACCCACAGTTTCCCTTCGGAGTCTCTCAAGCAGACAGCGGAATGACCAGCGTACGCCCCGCTCACCCACTTCTCAAGAGTCTCGAACCCACCCCACCGTCCACGGATCTTCGAGATAGCTAGCAGATCACCAGACTGGATTTGATCAGTTGTAACGTTTGTGACCCACGGTTCAGGACGAGCGTCGAACTTAGCTCCCATATGCTTCTCAAGAAACGCGAGGTTAGAGCTCTCCCCCCAACCAGTATTGGTAAAGAGAGGAAAAACATCCCATAACGCTTGAAGTGTTCCTAACATCCCCGCGTGCATAAGGAATATCGAAACTCCCTTATTCTTAACCTGATACACACCCAAAGAATCGCATCAAAACAAAGTCATCCTAAACTGAGAAACCAAAAGACATAGCAACAACCATCTTACATATTCGTACTCGGCTAATCCATCCCACTCCGGGAACTCCACAGTGTGCGCACGTGAGATGAAGTACCAAGTCCATGTCACACGGTACGGAGTTGCAAAGACATAAAGATCCATGCAAGTCCAACTATGCGCTTTATCCGCCTTCATAacacacaaaacaaaagaacaaaacttaggAATAATCCACTACAAACAGTTTCACATCAACTACAAAAGCAAGAAACAACAAAGCTcacagatttttttaaaaatggagtCTTTACATACTAAACTCAGCAAGTACTCAACTTTcattaaaattgattaaaccCAAAACTAAAAAGCGTATCCTAAGGACTACCCACAAGAGAAGAAGGTTAAATACAACTTAAATCAACAATGTGCCCTAGCAATTGAATCGAATCAGAAACTTGCAATAGTCAAAATTGAAAGAGGACCCATACACAATTAACTCCCATAAACAGTCAATCACCATCGTAGTGCACGAAATCTACATGAATTTGAGTTTTATTTGCACCTGAATGTGAAGCGTGCCCTAGCAATTGAATTGAAATCAGAAACTTGCAATAGTCAAAATTGAAAGAGGACCCATACACAATTAACTCCCATAGACACTCAATCGCGGTCGAAATCTATTCGAATTTGAGTTCTGATTCGCACCTGAATGTGAAGCGTGCCTCCACCAAACTCGCTGCCAGACTTGTTATGAAACTCCAAATAAGCCGTGTTCTCGTAGAAACAAGCGCCTTTCCACTTGACGTCATCGTTCCCTGGGCTCGCTGTTCCGATGAAAGTGGGGAGCAGATCGGCGGCGCCGTAGAGGGAATTGAGAATCGGCCACGAGACTTGCTTGGGAAGAAGTGGAAGGAGGTCGCGAGGGTTAAACGGGGATTTCAGTGATTCCGCGGTTGAGGCAGTTAGAATCAGAACGGCGATGGAAACAGAGAGGGAAGCGTGAAAGAcgatgaggaagatgaagacGCCATGTCCGTTTTTTTTGGGGTTCGTCGTCTCTCCACGATGTATTTTAGTTCCTATATTTTCCCTCGAAAATGTACTTTATCTtattattagttatatatatgttgctgGCAAAATGCTCTAATGCTTAATGATTTCCACGTAACATTTTTATccatagaaaattttaatttttttatttttcaaaatttgaaatcttatcctcaaaacctcatttctcaactctaaaccctaaactctaaactctaaatcctaaaccctaaatcctaaacactaaaccctaaaccctaaaccctaaatcctaaaccctaaaccctaaactctaaactctaaaccctaaaccctaaccctaaatcataaaccccaccctttaactctaaactctaagtttgtgactttttaataaaacattaaatgctatttttgtgacttttgaccttgaatgctagtttgagaacaaaaacttgatttagtgctatttttatcttttctctttttttatagTCAAAATACCAATAGAagataacattaaaaatttccttattaaaaatatagcacacaaatgtaaaatgattaaaataggttttattatagagtaaaatgataattatactttttattatattatatatatatatatatatatatatatatataattaaataaatatttttaaatagaaattttgttgttgaaatattcaaaaatttccttaaattttttttccattttgtttcaatttttttttgaaaaaacaattttccttCTAAAAGTTTATGAAAACTTTTCTAAATATTCATGATATCTTTACTGAATTTGAgtttagaaaaatcttcatgAATGTATTTAAATGACATCTTCTTAAATCCGAGTTTATGAAGTCATTTCTGAATAAGtataatatatttctaaaatttagaaaaaatactgataaatttttaatattttaaaaaaaatttaagaagatattaataaatatcttcataaaatttagaatttttttttcataatatgcatttaaaaataaattttaaacatgtATTTAGAAAactttaatgaatatatatttatgaacacTCTACTAAATTTGAATTAAATGCATAAATAATAAGATATTCTTAAATACGTATAACATTGTCCTACCTTTATGGAAATGTTTTTAtatctaaatttataaaatattatacatatttaaaaacatcatcgcaaatttttgaaatatattatatatatatatatataaatatgtttgtcTTTCTCCTAAGCTATCCACGTGGAAAGTCACTCTCTGACAGACCGACACGTGTCTCTGGGTTTTATTTCTTTGGTTGGGCTTGAGTTTAACTTTGGGCTTATACTATGAACAATTGACATGgctttttactctttaatattattgaatgtgttaattatttcttaatacatagtaaataaaaaaacacacacattacGATATGGACGTTATATTATCATCAAAGCAATCTTTACCCTATGTACTTTATCATgtgataatttataaagtaaCAACGAATCTATGAGTTCATCAAATTTGCAATTACTTACGTCAGAATTGTAAGTATATAAACGGTTAATAGTAGTGTGttgaatattatattcatatgatttaaaagcctttacaaatttttatttttaaacatacacCAAAATTTTTATGAAAGTAAATATTCATTCAGGTTTTCAACTACTTCAAATACCACCAATGccaaaaaatttaatcaagtgcatgaaaactataatatatttaaaactacaataaatacattagttaatgaaaaatcctttttaaaaagtattatggatgcatacataaatattaagagaaatgtataaaaggaaataaaattaataataacttgaagaaaaaaatgtataagacTGAGAATTTATGATTTGTGGTTTAAGATATATTCAAACTTATTGTCCTAATCAAGGtggaataaaaattaaataatatttttttttttaattatatatacatagaaatatttttagtggtAGGGTATTTTATAATTTCCAATATTTGGTCAAATAAAGAAGAAGGAAACCTGCATGTATATAACCACGAAAAGAAAACTACTTTAAATAACTTAATCAAAACAACATCCACGTACAACTAAACCCGATGAACGTCCCAACCTCAGAAGAAAGATGGTATAAGAGCAAAAATCTCAAGACATGACATATAGTGTTGTACTAACAGCTTACCAAGCAATTTA encodes:
- the LOC106409049 gene encoding CRS2-associated factor 2, mitochondrial-like; translated protein: MLSTRRSLALAKDSFLSLRNLQARFVSTEYYDPPFSPLSKPAKPAKKTKKTEQDQSPEPMTSPTAPVTSDLPFDFRYSYSETNPAIKPIGFREPKRFSPFGPGRLDRNWTGTCAPASLESDQRQWAVVRDKILGEALTEEEVAELVERYRHSDCSRQINLGKGGVTHNMIDDIHNHWKKAEAVRIKCLGVPTLDMDNICHHLEEKSGGKIVYRNINILVLYRGRNYDPKSRPTIPLMLWKPYPPIYPRLVKNVADGLTFEETKEMRNRGLHAPALMKLTRNGVYVNVVGRVREEFETEEVVRLDCTHVGMSDCKRIGVKLKDLVPCVPILFKDEQIILWRGKKN
- the LOC106409084 gene encoding uncharacterized protein LOC106409084, translated to MESQQSKRPTCPSCAKPTQLCLCNRIRSPPLDNQVSVTILQHSLERKHALNSTRIARLGLKNVTVTTVCDVHDEAEFLIRVKGASLELVDTSKLGSDNVDNESLKLYQQLADKRGSCEEDLMRISMKKRGVISNVSTSLMEDASFDGILASPAAMDVLAKGFVVTKFSEGKEEFELEVPPGSALLFPSEGSVMINDLKERDLKVRNLIVLDGTWSKARRMYVENPWLKLLCSHVKLEIEGASLYREVRRQPREGCLSTIESIVHAMKEMGEDTEGLDNMLDVFESMVGDQRRCKDENFGKVL